A part of Saimiri boliviensis isolate mSaiBol1 chromosome 11, mSaiBol1.pri, whole genome shotgun sequence genomic DNA contains:
- the LOC141580376 gene encoding PRAME family member 20-like, with translation MSIWTPPRLLELVGRKLLRDQALAVCTLEELPTELFPPLFMEAFSRRHCEALKAMVQAWPFPRLPLGSLMKTPCLETFQAVLHGLDALLTQGVRLRGRKLQVLDLRDVSENFWMVWSEAMASGYLPDATRKRKPAQDCSVMRGQQRLTVFVDLCLQNRTLDECLTCLFLWVKQREGLLHLCCKKLKVLGTPLHKVQNILNMVNPECIQEAEVNCRWRLPDLAEFTPYLGQMRNLHKLALSNVDVPFYFSPEQKEEFVTQVTSQFLKLHHLQKLYMNCVSFLEGHLAQLLSCLKTPLKTLAITNCVLLESDLRHLSQSPSISQLTTLDLNGISLANMSLVPLQLLLEKVAVTLESLDLDDCGIEDSQVNAILPALSRCFELTTFSFCGNPISMATLENLLSHTIRLNNLRLELYPAPRESYDASGALCRWRFAQLGAELMGRVKALRQTNRVLFCTTCCPHCGHRAFYDLEVNQCSC, from the exons ATGAGCATCTGGACTCCACCCAGACTCCTGGAGCTGGTGGGACGGAAGCTGCTGAGGGACCAGGCCTTGGCCGTCTGCACCCTGGAGGAGCTGCCCACGGAACTTTTCCCCCCGCTGTTCATGGAGGCCTTCAGCAGGAGACACTGTGAGGCCCTGAAGGCGATGGTGCAGGCCTGGCCCTTCCCCCGCCTCCCTCTGGGGTCCCTGATGAAGACGCCTTGCCTGGAGACCTTCCAAGCTGTGCTCCATGGACTTGATGCACTGCTGACCCAGGGGGTTCGTCTCAG AGGAAGGAaacttcaagtcctggatttacGGGATGTCAGTGAGAACTTCTGGATGGTGTGGTCTGAGGCCATGGCCAGCGGGTACTTACCAGATGCCACGAGGAAGAGAAAACCAGCTCAGGACTGTTCAGTGATGAGAGGACAGCAGCGCTTGACTGTGTTCGTAGACCTTTGCCTCCAGAACAGGACTCTGGATGAATGCCTcacctgcctctttctgtgggtcAAGCAGAGGGAAGGTTTACTACACCTGTGCTGTAAGAAGCTGAAAGTCTTGGGAACGCCCCTCCACAAAGTCCAAAACATCCTGAATATGGTGAACCCAGAGTgtatccaggaggcggaagtgaATTGTAGGTGGCGACTGCCCGACCTGGCAGAGTTTACCCCATACCTGGGCCAGATGAGGAATCTTCACAAGCTCGCTCTCTCCAACGTCGACGTCCCTTTCTACTTTTCCCCAGAACAGAAGGAGGAGTTTGTTACCCAGGTCACCTCTCAGTTCCTCAAGCTGCACCACCTACAAAAGCTGTATATGAACTGTGTTTCTTTCCTCGAAGGCCATCtggcccagctgctcag CTGTCTGAAGACCCCGTTAAAGACCCTCGCAATAACGAACTGTGTGCTTTTGGAATCGGACTTGAGGCATCTGTCCCAGTCCCCCAGCATCAGTCAACTAACGACCCTGGACCTGAAtggcatcagcctggccaatatgagtCTTGTGCCTCTCCAACTTCTGCTAGAAAAAGTGGCAGTCACCCTGGAGTCCCTGGACTTAGATGACTGTGGGATCGAAGACTCCCAAGTCAATGCCATCCTGCCTGCCTTAAGCCGCTGCTTTGAGCTCACCACCTTCAGCTTTTGTGGAAATCCCATCTCCATGGCCACCCTGGAGAACCTGCTGTCCCACACAATCAGACTGAACAACTTACGCCTGGAGCTGTATCCCGCCCCACGGGAGAGTTATGATGCTTCTGGTGCTCTCTGCCGGTGGAGGTTTGCCCAACTGGGGGCTGAGCTGATGGGGAGAGTGAAGGCCTTGAGGCAGAccaacagggtcttgttctgtacCACCTGCTGCCCTCACTGTGGCCACAGGGCATTTTATGACCTGGAGGTAAATCAATGCAGCTGTTGA